From the genome of Clostridium sp. BNL1100, one region includes:
- a CDS encoding cupin domain-containing protein, producing the protein MELKNIQDSMVFNEKNLTKRILFANPKVLAFVLNLKAGQTLPVHKHENSELIYYVLTGSGEVRINDDVSEISFGSVGTASGQDDFSVPLVKEDLSLYVTISPNPTNEMYSKGIE; encoded by the coding sequence ATGGAATTGAAAAATATTCAAGATAGTATGGTTTTTAATGAAAAAAATCTGACCAAGAGAATACTATTTGCCAACCCGAAAGTACTGGCTTTTGTACTGAATTTAAAGGCGGGACAAACCCTCCCAGTTCACAAGCATGAAAATTCAGAACTCATTTATTATGTTCTCACAGGCAGTGGTGAAGTCAGGATCAATGATGATGTTTCTGAAATCTCTTTCGGTTCGGTAGGCACTGCCAGTGGTCAGGACGATTTCAGTGTTCCTTTAGTAAAAGAGGATTTAAGTCTTTATGTTACCATCAGTCCTAATCCGACAAATGAAATGTACTCAAAAGGAATAGAGTAA
- a CDS encoding YitT family protein yields the protein MGKVLSTLKSYLLITFGAVITALAINIFLVPYKIAPGGLSGLATVLYYLTNGKLSIGITMLAINVPLFLMGYKFIGRKFFIRTVYGTVILSVIIDATEKYIGNIAQKLLLDGTSSSVAPDILLYSIIGGFLSGIGLGIVLKMDATTGGTELAAKLLNRLFHSLTIGQMLLAIDAIIIMFAIIVFNSILIGLYSLVSLFITIKVIDAIVEGVDYARAIFIISEKQNEISRRLLVELDRGVTELKGRGVYSGKDKNVLLCVAARTQVQQLKEIVHEIDKNAFMILTDVREVLGEGFTGTVSK from the coding sequence ATGGGAAAAGTACTATCTACGCTTAAAAGCTATTTGCTGATAACATTTGGGGCAGTAATAACCGCTTTAGCAATAAATATATTTCTTGTTCCTTACAAGATAGCACCCGGAGGACTCAGCGGACTTGCAACGGTTCTCTATTATCTGACAAACGGGAAACTAAGTATAGGAATTACAATGCTTGCAATTAATGTGCCCCTTTTTCTCATGGGTTACAAGTTTATAGGAAGAAAATTTTTTATAAGAACTGTGTACGGAACGGTTATTTTATCAGTAATCATCGATGCAACTGAAAAATATATCGGAAATATTGCACAAAAACTTCTGCTTGACGGAACATCGAGTTCTGTGGCTCCCGATATACTGTTATATAGTATAATCGGAGGTTTTTTAAGTGGAATCGGACTTGGCATTGTTCTAAAAATGGATGCTACCACTGGAGGAACTGAACTTGCTGCAAAACTTTTGAACAGGCTGTTTCACAGTCTGACAATAGGACAAATGCTGCTTGCCATAGATGCAATAATAATTATGTTTGCTATTATTGTCTTTAACAGTATTCTAATAGGGTTATATTCGCTTGTAAGCCTTTTTATCACTATTAAAGTAATTGATGCTATTGTTGAGGGTGTAGACTACGCCAGAGCTATTTTTATAATTTCGGAAAAGCAGAATGAAATATCACGAAGACTACTTGTAGAACTTGACAGAGGAGTTACTGAATTAAAGGGTAGAGGAGTTTATTCGGGAAAAGACAAAAATGTACTGCTGTGTGTAGCAGCAAGGACGCAGGTTCAACAGCTGAAAGAGATCGTACATGAGATTGATAAAAACGCTTTTATGATACTTACCGATGTAAGGGAGGTTCTGGGAGAAGGGTTTACAGGAACTGTTTCAAAGTAA
- a CDS encoding WecB/TagA/CpsF family glycosyltransferase, with translation MRKLVNIAGINIDNITMEQAVERVYEFIQSGQNHSIYTPNAEIMMDGITNKELKEILNTADMLVADGAGVVLASKILGKSVAEKVSGFDLAKNLLIASSKRPIKFFLFGGKPGIPERANANVICDYPGAEIVGTRNGYFSKEDESEIINQINNSGADVLFVCLGAPKQEEWIHQHKEQLKVKVCMGLGGTIDILAENVKLAPDFFRNHGLEWLYRLYKEPWRFKRMLRLPKFIFYILGVKLGFIKIK, from the coding sequence ATGAGGAAGCTGGTTAATATAGCAGGAATTAATATAGATAATATAACTATGGAACAGGCGGTTGAAAGAGTTTACGAATTTATACAATCAGGCCAAAACCATTCAATATATACACCCAATGCAGAAATCATGATGGACGGAATTACAAACAAAGAACTTAAAGAAATTCTTAATACTGCAGACATGTTGGTTGCAGATGGTGCTGGGGTAGTTCTTGCCTCAAAAATATTGGGAAAAAGTGTTGCAGAAAAGGTGTCCGGCTTTGATCTGGCTAAAAATCTCCTTATAGCTTCATCAAAAAGACCTATAAAGTTTTTCCTGTTCGGCGGAAAACCGGGTATACCTGAAAGAGCCAATGCCAATGTCATATGTGATTATCCTGGAGCTGAAATCGTAGGTACCAGAAACGGCTACTTTTCAAAGGAAGATGAAAGCGAAATAATTAACCAGATAAACAATTCAGGAGCCGATGTCCTTTTTGTCTGCCTTGGAGCTCCGAAACAGGAGGAGTGGATTCATCAACACAAGGAACAGCTTAAGGTTAAGGTATGCATGGGGTTAGGCGGTACAATTGATATTCTGGCCGAAAATGTAAAGCTCGCACCTGATTTTTTCAGAAACCATGGTTTAGAATGGCTATATAGGCTTTACAAAGAACCATGGCGTTTCAAAAGAATGTTGAGACTTCCAAAATTCATATTTTATATTTTAGGTGTAAAATTGGGATTTATTAAGATTAAATAA
- a CDS encoding FAD-dependent oxidoreductase, with the protein MKKKTKPSTKLDKRIDILVRVVLVLTIAIIVFFFAIRPMIFKKDYYFETGNDVTLENLGSDKGSDNYDIAVIGDGIDGISAALGAADVGAKTLLVCSDKELGSQMGGSYDTSWSPDVTPTGNNVSSDIFKEIRYKAGEAINIGNYLKTVKEMVSEEKNLDVMYDSQITEMAIQNGRIQKIEFNTSKGKRTITAKQYIDATKEGEILKQGNVPYSTGYSDIGVENLFPPVYLNFMISGVDYKQIEKLMDEQKMLISSLLKQYNTSNSNVSVSGFNVSDQGDKKVLIEGITVKNVDLQNEKKIQEYYNIASKECMDLFQFLKLNLEPFKNAGGLSIAAQFIRPSAYHFKGLYNLTLGDILTGKRFSDRISTASRPVTMTMEDGNGYIICSPKIFYIPLRSMIPQGLTNVLMTGDKISCSSLVQSAINSNSSKSGSGYAAGIISAYSISKKIDIPHIVEDYNLDTQAEIEKVLRKKGIFMSDVKEDLTSLTANWSYQYAEKLLNIGLLSGGITNDLKFNKKAKSQDFAYVILNGVVRTAPDKYNYDFDATLRVYLKDEPLTKDKLAQILLDVSGKKVADKKYYDEACKQGLIDDTLIQKLRNKSDVEYSEMYYAAVKAIEKITGKALK; encoded by the coding sequence ATGAAAAAGAAAACCAAGCCATCAACCAAACTGGATAAAAGGATTGATATTCTGGTCAGGGTCGTGTTAGTTCTGACAATTGCCATAATAGTCTTTTTCTTCGCAATCCGGCCAATGATATTTAAAAAAGACTATTATTTTGAAACCGGCAATGATGTTACTCTTGAAAATTTGGGAAGTGACAAAGGTTCGGATAATTATGATATAGCAGTTATCGGCGACGGTATTGATGGAATCAGTGCAGCGCTGGGAGCAGCGGATGTGGGAGCTAAAACCCTTCTGGTATGCTCTGATAAGGAACTTGGGAGTCAGATGGGAGGTTCCTATGACACAAGCTGGTCACCGGATGTTACTCCAACAGGAAACAACGTAAGCTCAGACATATTTAAAGAAATCAGGTACAAAGCAGGAGAAGCTATAAACATAGGTAATTATCTAAAAACAGTCAAGGAAATGGTCTCAGAGGAAAAAAACCTTGATGTAATGTATGATTCCCAGATTACTGAAATGGCAATTCAAAATGGCCGGATTCAGAAAATAGAGTTTAATACTTCCAAGGGAAAAAGAACAATAACCGCTAAACAGTACATTGACGCTACAAAAGAGGGAGAAATACTTAAACAGGGCAATGTGCCGTATAGCACAGGATATAGCGATATTGGCGTTGAAAATTTGTTCCCCCCTGTATATCTTAATTTCATGATATCGGGAGTTGATTACAAACAGATTGAAAAATTAATGGATGAGCAGAAAATGCTTATTAGCAGCCTATTGAAACAATATAATACAAGTAATTCAAATGTGTCCGTGTCAGGGTTTAATGTATCAGATCAAGGAGACAAAAAGGTTCTTATTGAAGGAATTACCGTTAAAAATGTTGATTTACAAAATGAAAAGAAGATTCAGGAGTATTATAATATTGCTTCAAAAGAATGTATGGACTTGTTTCAATTTCTAAAGCTAAATCTGGAGCCGTTTAAAAATGCCGGAGGATTAAGCATTGCAGCACAATTTATCAGGCCTTCGGCATATCACTTCAAAGGACTTTATAATTTAACACTTGGAGATATACTTACCGGTAAGAGATTCAGCGACAGAATCAGCACTGCGTCGAGACCCGTCACAATGACTATGGAGGACGGAAACGGGTATATCATCTGCAGTCCAAAGATATTTTATATTCCGCTGCGCTCAATGATTCCTCAAGGTTTAACCAATGTTCTTATGACAGGTGATAAAATTTCCTGCTCGTCTTTGGTCCAGAGTGCTATAAATTCAAATTCCAGTAAATCGGGTTCTGGGTATGCCGCAGGAATAATCTCCGCCTACAGCATTTCAAAGAAAATAGATATTCCTCATATAGTTGAGGATTATAATCTGGATACTCAGGCTGAAATAGAAAAGGTGTTACGGAAAAAGGGAATATTTATGTCAGATGTAAAAGAGGACTTAACAAGTCTTACTGCAAACTGGAGTTATCAGTATGCTGAAAAGCTACTTAATATAGGTTTGCTCAGCGGAGGAATTACAAATGATCTTAAATTCAACAAGAAGGCTAAAAGTCAGGACTTTGCATACGTAATATTAAATGGAGTGGTTAGAACCGCACCGGATAAGTATAACTATGATTTTGATGCTACCCTCAGAGTGTATTTAAAGGATGAACCTTTAACCAAGGATAAGCTGGCACAAATACTTTTGGATGTGTCAGGAAAGAAGGTTGCAGATAAAAAATATTATGATGAAGCCTGCAAACAGGGACTTATTGACGATACTCTTATACAGAAGCTTAGAAATAAATCAGATGTAGAATACTCAGAAATGTATTATGCTGCTGTAAAGGCTATAGAGAAGATAACGGGAAAGGCCTTGAAATAA
- a CDS encoding type II toxin-antitoxin system PemK/MazF family toxin codes for MVIKRGDIYYADLSPVIGSEQGGVRPVLIVQNDVGNKYSPTVIAAAITSQINKAKLPTHIEIGALEYGLAKDSVILLEQIRTIDKKRLREKIGHLDDDLMTKVNNALEVSFGLSEI; via the coding sequence GTGGTAATTAAAAGAGGAGACATTTATTACGCTGATCTGAGCCCGGTTATTGGCTCAGAACAGGGCGGCGTAAGGCCGGTTTTAATTGTACAGAACGATGTTGGCAATAAATACAGCCCTACAGTAATTGCTGCTGCAATTACTTCTCAAATTAATAAAGCTAAGTTGCCGACTCATATTGAAATCGGTGCTCTGGAATACGGTCTTGCAAAAGATTCTGTTATTCTTCTTGAACAGATAAGAACTATTGACAAGAAGAGACTAAGGGAAAAAATAGGGCACCTTGATGATGACCTTATGACAAAAGTCAACAATGCTCTGGAGGTTAGCTTCGGACTTTCTGAAATATAG
- a CDS encoding ribbon-helix-helix protein, CopG family, translating to MSQYKKIMVSIPDNLLEEIDNMVTVEKTNRSELVREAMILYLRERRKIRLREEMKLGYEEMAEINLKLAEVCLAADNEQQCKYEERLGEMEETW from the coding sequence TTGTCTCAATATAAAAAGATAATGGTCAGTATTCCGGATAATTTACTTGAGGAAATAGATAACATGGTTACCGTCGAAAAAACCAATAGAAGTGAACTCGTCAGAGAAGCGATGATACTTTATTTGAGGGAAAGACGTAAAATTCGTTTGAGGGAAGAAATGAAGCTTGGCTACGAAGAAATGGCTGAAATAAATCTTAAGCTGGCGGAGGTTTGCCTTGCAGCCGACAACGAGCAGCAGTGCAAGTATGAGGAACGGCTTGGGGAGATGGAGGAAACGTGGTAA
- the alr gene encoding alanine racemase, which yields MEYKLNRAWAEISLDNIAHNIREIRKITGKNAEIMGVVKADAYGHGVMEVAKTLLENGASRFAVSMLDEAIQLRRAGIEVPILILGFTDPIRASEIIENDVTQSVFSHDLAQALSDEAVRQGKKVKIHIKIDTGMSRIGFLPGYSAVKNVVEISRLPNIIIEGLFTHFATADEKNREYTYTQFERFMSICCELQRIGIHIPVKHCANSAAIIEYPEMHLDMVRPGIILYGMYPSDEVDKSKIDLKPAMTLKANVIMVKEVEKNTSISYGRIFTTGRTSKIATIPIGYADGFNRMLSNKGKVLIHGEFAPVVGRICMDQCMVDITDIGCNVEVGDEIVLIGSQGQNNITAEDVAHTIGMINYELVCIVGKRIPRAFVKDGKISKILNYLI from the coding sequence ATGGAATACAAACTTAACAGGGCATGGGCTGAAATAAGCCTTGATAATATTGCACACAATATTAGAGAAATAAGGAAAATTACCGGCAAAAATGCTGAGATAATGGGAGTAGTCAAGGCAGACGCTTATGGACACGGAGTAATGGAGGTGGCAAAAACCCTACTTGAGAATGGGGCATCACGGTTTGCAGTATCAATGCTGGATGAGGCAATACAGTTAAGGAGAGCAGGTATAGAGGTTCCTATACTTATTCTTGGATTTACTGATCCTATAAGAGCCAGTGAAATAATAGAAAATGATGTGACACAGTCGGTATTCAGCCATGATTTGGCGCAGGCCTTATCCGATGAAGCAGTGAGGCAGGGCAAAAAGGTAAAAATCCACATAAAGATTGATACCGGAATGTCCAGAATAGGATTTCTGCCTGGGTACAGCGCGGTTAAAAACGTTGTTGAAATAAGCCGTCTCCCCAATATCATAATTGAAGGGCTGTTTACACATTTTGCTACTGCCGATGAAAAAAACAGGGAATACACCTATACTCAGTTTGAAAGGTTTATGAGTATTTGCTGTGAGCTTCAGCGAATAGGTATACATATTCCGGTTAAGCACTGTGCAAATAGTGCGGCAATCATTGAATACCCTGAGATGCATCTTGATATGGTCAGGCCGGGGATAATACTTTACGGCATGTACCCTTCTGATGAAGTTGATAAGTCAAAGATTGATTTAAAACCGGCTATGACCCTTAAAGCAAATGTAATTATGGTAAAGGAAGTCGAAAAAAACACCTCCATAAGCTACGGCAGGATATTTACAACCGGCAGAACTTCAAAGATTGCTACAATACCCATCGGTTACGCTGACGGATTCAACCGTATGCTAAGCAATAAGGGGAAGGTACTTATTCACGGTGAGTTTGCACCTGTAGTCGGAAGGATATGTATGGACCAGTGTATGGTGGATATAACTGATATTGGATGTAACGTTGAAGTAGGAGATGAGATTGTATTAATTGGTTCTCAGGGACAAAATAATATTACAGCAGAGGATGTTGCCCACACAATCGGTATGATTAATTATGAATTGGTTTGTATAGTTGGTAAAAGAATTCCAAGGGCTTTTGTCAAAGATGGAAAGATATCGAAAATCCTGAATTATTTGATATAA
- a CDS encoding bifunctional ADP-dependent NAD(P)H-hydrate dehydratase/NAD(P)H-hydrate epimerase, with product MKAVTGKEMGMIDKYCIDNIGIPGIVLMENAALKVVKHVNLYLEKEHRLPIHAVIIAGKGNNAGDAFAAARHLWIQNEKIELYCLFGKEALTGDAKVNFEILETMGVPVKYLGVNSTQEELCTDIEKAELVLDGIFGTGFRGEIQGIIKQVADIVNRYSRHTISIDIASGIDSATGKTSDACIKADKTVTFQLPKIGQLVYPGADYTGELVVEGIGMPSQAVEYITETTTWVDREYVKSLIPSRKAEYNKGNCGKVAVVSGSTGMAGSGCLTAKACLRTGSGLVYMAIPSNLINVCQTVVPEAVAVNLADSSDIISEKNLDEITELLKKCDVAAIGPGLSSEKSLYNIIKRLAETSGLPMILDADALNIIAQNTELFGVFKNQVVVTPHPGEMSRLTGLNISYIQDNRIDVAKKFAALWGVTVVLKGARTVIADKKGHVYINSTGNAGMATAGSGDSLTGIIASLVGQGADSVYAAIAGVYLHGLAGDIAARSKGEYGLNAMDIVENIPNAILETI from the coding sequence TTGAAAGCTGTTACCGGAAAAGAAATGGGAATGATAGATAAGTACTGCATTGATAATATTGGGATACCCGGTATTGTACTTATGGAAAACGCTGCTTTAAAAGTAGTAAAACATGTAAACTTATATCTGGAAAAGGAACATCGTTTACCAATACATGCAGTAATAATAGCAGGAAAAGGAAACAATGCCGGGGATGCTTTTGCAGCAGCAAGGCACCTTTGGATTCAGAACGAAAAAATAGAGTTGTATTGCCTTTTTGGTAAGGAAGCTTTAACAGGTGATGCAAAGGTGAATTTTGAGATACTGGAGACTATGGGTGTACCCGTAAAATATTTAGGTGTCAACTCAACACAAGAAGAGCTTTGCACGGATATTGAGAAAGCAGAGTTGGTTTTGGATGGTATTTTCGGAACGGGCTTCAGAGGAGAAATCCAAGGAATAATAAAGCAGGTTGCAGATATTGTAAACAGATACTCTCGTCATACTATTTCCATAGATATTGCCTCAGGTATTGATTCAGCTACGGGCAAAACCTCGGATGCATGTATAAAGGCAGACAAAACCGTTACCTTCCAGCTTCCGAAAATAGGACAGCTGGTTTATCCCGGGGCGGACTATACGGGGGAACTGGTAGTTGAAGGCATTGGTATGCCAAGTCAGGCGGTTGAATATATAACTGAGACAACAACATGGGTTGACCGTGAATATGTCAAATCTTTGATTCCATCTAGAAAAGCAGAATACAATAAAGGCAACTGCGGCAAGGTTGCAGTTGTTTCAGGCTCAACAGGCATGGCCGGCTCCGGCTGTCTTACTGCCAAGGCTTGTCTACGTACAGGTTCAGGACTTGTATATATGGCCATTCCGTCAAATCTTATAAATGTTTGCCAAACGGTTGTACCCGAAGCAGTGGCGGTCAACCTTGCTGACAGCAGTGACATAATCAGCGAAAAGAATCTTGATGAAATAACTGAATTATTAAAAAAATGTGATGTCGCCGCTATAGGCCCGGGTCTTTCTTCCGAAAAAAGTTTATATAATATAATAAAAAGGTTGGCAGAGACATCCGGTTTACCTATGATTCTTGATGCCGACGCTTTGAATATAATTGCACAAAATACCGAACTGTTTGGGGTTTTCAAAAATCAGGTTGTTGTAACTCCACATCCCGGAGAGATGTCAAGACTTACAGGCCTTAATATTTCATATATACAGGATAACCGTATTGACGTGGCAAAAAAGTTTGCAGCACTATGGGGTGTTACTGTTGTACTTAAGGGTGCAAGAACGGTTATTGCAGATAAAAAAGGGCATGTATATATTAATTCTACGGGAAATGCGGGTATGGCTACCGCCGGAAGCGGGGATTCCCTCACAGGCATAATAGCGTCTTTGGTGGGACAGGGAGCCGATTCCGTCTATGCTGCAATCGCAGGGGTGTATCTCCACGGACTGGCAGGAGATATAGCTGCACGTTCGAAAGGTGAATACGGACTTAATGCAATGGATATAGTAGAAAATATACCTAATGCAATACTTGAAACAATTTGA
- a CDS encoding nucleotide sugar dehydrogenase, whose translation MIVINNKKKICIIGLGYIGLPTAAMFATHGHSIVGVDVKKEVVDSLNQGRIIIEEPYLDIMVQAAVTSGNLRAQLTPEEADVFIISVPTPINADKTADMRFVRSATESIVPYLREGCVVILESTSPPGTVEGLMLPILKESGLEIGTQLLVAHSPERVLPGKILVELVENNRIVGGINAASSEAVRDLYRTFVKGEIFLTDATTAEMCKLMENTFRDVNIALANELAKLCEKMGINAWDVIKYSNKHPRVNLHQPGPGVGGHCLAVDPWFIVEKEPELAKIIKLSRTTNDSMPHHVFNRSKSILSAVDGIKKVIILGATYKPNIDDMRESPVMELVELFEQDPGFDVCIYDPHIASHKLICNDLEEAVSGGHLIILGVNHDEFAKINFSKLQPLMAQANIFDTRNFYDRSALIAAGFNAYLLGA comes from the coding sequence GTGATTGTCATTAACAATAAGAAAAAAATATGTATTATCGGTCTTGGTTATATCGGACTTCCAACTGCCGCTATGTTCGCAACACACGGACACAGTATTGTAGGAGTTGACGTAAAAAAAGAAGTTGTTGATTCACTTAACCAGGGGAGGATAATCATTGAGGAACCTTATCTGGACATTATGGTACAGGCAGCTGTCACATCAGGGAATTTGAGAGCACAGCTCACTCCTGAGGAAGCTGATGTATTTATTATATCGGTACCGACACCAATCAATGCTGACAAGACAGCAGATATGAGGTTTGTACGCTCGGCAACCGAATCTATTGTGCCTTACCTGCGTGAAGGCTGCGTTGTAATATTGGAATCTACATCACCACCGGGAACTGTTGAAGGTCTGATGCTTCCTATTTTAAAGGAATCAGGTCTTGAAATAGGAACCCAGCTTTTGGTTGCACACTCTCCTGAGCGTGTATTACCTGGTAAAATTCTGGTTGAGCTTGTAGAAAACAATAGAATTGTCGGAGGTATAAATGCGGCATCCAGCGAAGCTGTACGTGATCTCTACAGAACTTTTGTAAAAGGAGAAATTTTCCTTACCGACGCTACAACCGCTGAAATGTGCAAGCTCATGGAAAACACATTCAGAGATGTTAATATTGCTCTGGCTAATGAACTTGCGAAGCTTTGCGAAAAAATGGGGATAAATGCATGGGATGTTATTAAATATTCTAATAAACACCCTAGAGTTAATCTTCACCAACCCGGCCCCGGCGTTGGAGGACACTGCCTTGCAGTTGACCCTTGGTTTATTGTTGAAAAGGAACCTGAGCTTGCAAAGATAATCAAACTCAGCAGAACAACCAACGACAGTATGCCTCATCACGTATTCAATCGCTCAAAGAGTATTCTTTCAGCGGTTGACGGAATTAAAAAGGTTATAATCCTGGGTGCAACCTACAAACCAAATATTGACGATATGCGTGAAAGCCCGGTTATGGAACTGGTTGAACTGTTTGAACAGGACCCAGGTTTTGATGTTTGTATTTATGATCCTCATATTGCTTCACATAAGCTTATCTGCAACGACCTTGAAGAAGCAGTAAGCGGAGGACATCTGATTATACTTGGTGTTAACCATGATGAATTTGCTAAAATCAACTTTTCCAAGCTGCAGCCGCTTATGGCACAAGCCAACATATTTGATACAAGAAACTTCTATGACAGATCGGCCTTGATAGCAGCAGGCTTCAATGCTTATCTGCTTGGAGCATAA
- a CDS encoding glycosyltransferase family 4 protein, with the protein MKKVLMIAHQFPPIGGSGVQRTVKFVKYLRNFDYEPVILTRDALKAALKDETLLKDIPQGIKVIRTKACDFAALPGIFKYFGKVVNKLLVPDSERVWQHFARKQALAAIKDNKIDVIYTTSAPYSDHLLGVYLKKHYPEIPLVCDFRDEWTNNPYHVRKGLRAKTERNQEKMVLKYADCLITNTPVMLSNFLRDNPETKSKFYVIPNGYDDEDFDGMESIVPSNDKFTLTYTGLLYGKRKPDNFFEALKRAIDEGSVDKSKINVRLIGNYKVEQLQAVIDSYKLNGIVSLMPYMKHRECLLELIKSDALLLIEPSGPGAEAFYTGKVFEYMNTKRPILASIPEHGAAAQLITDTKTGLVSDFNDIETTKKNLIELYNCWTNGTNPVNPVIAEVKKFERKELTKALVEVLNNSFKK; encoded by the coding sequence ATGAAAAAAGTACTTATGATCGCACACCAGTTTCCTCCTATTGGCGGCTCAGGTGTTCAAAGAACTGTAAAATTTGTTAAATACTTGAGAAATTTTGATTATGAACCTGTTATACTAACCAGAGATGCCTTGAAAGCGGCTTTAAAGGACGAAACACTTTTAAAGGACATTCCTCAGGGGATAAAGGTTATCAGAACAAAGGCTTGTGATTTTGCTGCTCTTCCGGGAATATTCAAATACTTCGGGAAGGTGGTAAACAAGCTTCTAGTACCCGATTCAGAGAGAGTGTGGCAGCATTTTGCCCGTAAACAGGCTTTGGCTGCAATAAAAGATAACAAAATAGATGTAATATATACCACGTCGGCCCCCTACAGCGATCATCTACTTGGTGTGTACCTGAAAAAGCACTACCCTGAAATTCCACTGGTTTGTGATTTCAGGGACGAATGGACCAATAACCCTTACCATGTCAGAAAAGGGCTAAGGGCAAAAACTGAACGTAATCAGGAAAAAATGGTTCTCAAGTATGCTGACTGTCTTATTACCAATACTCCGGTAATGCTTTCAAACTTTTTGAGGGACAACCCTGAAACCAAAAGTAAATTTTATGTAATACCAAACGGCTACGACGACGAAGATTTTGATGGTATGGAAAGTATTGTACCTTCAAATGACAAGTTTACACTGACCTATACCGGGCTTTTATACGGCAAGAGAAAACCAGACAATTTCTTTGAAGCTCTCAAAAGAGCTATTGATGAAGGGAGTGTGGACAAGTCAAAAATAAATGTCAGGCTCATTGGAAATTATAAGGTTGAGCAGCTGCAAGCAGTTATAGACAGCTACAAATTAAATGGAATTGTTTCACTTATGCCATACATGAAGCACAGAGAATGTCTTTTAGAACTCATTAAATCTGACGCTCTTCTGCTTATAGAACCGTCTGGCCCCGGTGCTGAAGCTTTTTATACCGGCAAGGTTTTTGAGTATATGAACACCAAACGGCCCATACTAGCTTCAATTCCCGAGCATGGTGCAGCAGCACAGCTCATAACAGATACAAAAACGGGTCTGGTTTCAGACTTTAATGATATTGAAACTACCAAAAAGAACCTTATTGAACTTTATAATTGCTGGACTAACGGCACGAACCCGGTAAACCCGGTAATTGCAGAAGTTAAGAAGTTTGAAAGAAAAGAGCTTACAAAGGCACTGGTAGAAGTATTAAATAATTCATTTAAAAAGTAA
- a CDS encoding DUF4330 domain-containing protein, with product MKLIDEKGRLFGKVNIIDLVVVLLVLLLVAAVGYKVLSPKIATSPTAQGEVTAVVKCTFRTDTVISQVKAGQQLVFGTDYIPNATIAEVKAVPSDYLTTDAQGKVHMEKHPTLKDIYITVKAKVNTNAAILKVGTQDLCLGKKFTVKTQTMEMDGNVERVTIAK from the coding sequence ATGAAACTAATTGATGAAAAAGGCAGATTATTCGGGAAGGTTAACATTATAGATCTGGTAGTGGTTTTACTGGTTCTGTTATTGGTAGCAGCAGTTGGATACAAGGTTTTAAGCCCCAAAATAGCTACTTCTCCTACTGCACAGGGAGAAGTAACTGCAGTTGTAAAATGTACTTTCAGAACCGATACAGTTATTAGTCAGGTTAAGGCAGGACAACAGCTTGTTTTTGGCACTGACTACATTCCAAATGCAACCATTGCAGAAGTTAAAGCCGTCCCCTCCGATTATTTGACAACAGATGCACAGGGTAAGGTTCATATGGAGAAACATCCTACTTTAAAGGATATCTATATAACAGTAAAAGCAAAAGTCAATACAAATGCAGCAATATTAAAGGTTGGTACACAGGATCTTTGTCTTGGTAAGAAATTTACAGTAAAGACACAAACTATGGAAATGGACGGTAACGTTGAAAGGGTCACTATCGCCAAATAA